GGCGACGCTGGTCTTCGTGATGAACCACCGATCGAACATGGATTACGTGCTCGTCACCTACCTCGCCGCGGAACGTTCGGCGCTGTCCTACGCGGTCGGTGAATGGGCGCGGGTCTGGCCGCTGTCGTGGCTAATCCGCGCGTCGGGCGCCTATTTTATCCGACGGCGGTCGAACAATCCGCTCTACCGCCGGGTCCTGGCCCGCTACGTGCAGATGGCGACGGAAGAGGGTGTGACACAGGCGATTTTCCCCGAAGGCGGGCTGAGTCTCGACGGACGGGTCGGAAACCCGAAGCTCGGGATCCTGAGCTATATCGTCGAAAGCCGTCGCGCGAACGGGCCGGACGTGGTCTTCGTGCCTGTCTCGATCGCCTATGACCGGGTGATCGAGGACCGGGTGCTGACGGCTGCCCAAGCCGCCGGCGTGCGGCGGTTTCGCGCTTCGATCGGTTCGATCCTGCTTTTCATCGGCCGTCAGCTTCGCCGCTTCCTCACCGGCCGGTTCGAGAAGTTCGGCACCGCCTCGGTGAGTTTCGGCACGCCCCTGTCGCTCGCCGAGTTCCTCAAGGCGCCGCATGAGGACGCGACCGCCGAACTCGCGCAGGCGATGATGGAGCGCATCGCCCGCAACGTCTCGGTTCTGCCGGTGCCGCTCGTCGCGGCGGCGCTGGGCGAGGAGACCGACATCCCGCGCGCCGAACTGACTGAGCGGGCGGAGGAACTTGTGCGGCGGCTGTCGGCTGCCGGCGTGCCTTTCGACTTGCCGGACGACTCCGTCCCGAAGGCCGTGGAGCGCGGGCTGTCGATCCTCGGCCTGCGCAAGATCGTCCGGTGCGAAGGCGGGCGCGTGACGGTGCCGCCCAAGGATCGCGCGCTTATCGGGTTTTACGCAGCGGCCGTAGGACAGCATCTTTCTGCGATTGCGGCATCGTCCGCCGAACAGCCACCCGTTCTCGTGGCGAATCGTCCATAAGTGAGACATAAAATTACAAAAACGCCCTTTGGTGCTATTGCATAATTACCGAACGGACCCTATTCCATGCCCGTAGACCGCGTTGATTCTGCGTTGCGGCAAGAGTTGAGGAGAGGCTTATGGCATTAGATACGAAGACCGAGATCGCGCCCTACGACGCGCCCGAGAAGGATCTCTACGAGATGGGCGAGATGCCGCCTCTCGGCTACGTGCCGAAGCAGATGTATGCCTGGGCGATCCGCAGAGAACGCCATGGCGAGCCCGACACCGCGATGCAGGTCGAGGTCGTCGATACGCCCGAGATCGACTCGAACGAGGTCCTGGTTCTCGTGATGGCCGCAGGCGTCAACTACAACGGCGTCTGGGCCTCGCTCGGCCAGCCGATCAGCCCGTTCGACGGACACAAGGCACCCTACCACATCGCGGGCTCGGACGCGTCCGGCATCGTCTGGAAGGTCGGCGACAAGGTGAAGCGTTGGAAGGTGGGCGACGAGGTCGTGATCCACTGCAACCAGGACGACGGCGACGACGAGGAGTGCAACGGCGGCGACCCGATGTTCTCGCCCAGCCAGCGGATCTGGGGCTACGAGACGCCGGACGGGTCCTTCGCGCAGTTCACCAATGTCCAGGCACAGCAACTGATGGCGCGTCCGAAGCACCTGACTTGGGAGGAGGCCGCCTGCTATACCCTGACGCTTGCCACCGCCTACCGGATGCTCTTCGGCCACCGGCCGCATATCCTGAAGCCGGGCGACAACGTGCTCGTGTGGGGCGCGTCCGGGGGCCTCGGCTCCTACGCGATCCAGCTGATCAACACGGCGGGGGCCAACGCGATCGGCATCATCTCTGAAGAGGACAAGCGCCAGTTCGTGATGGATCTGGGCGCGAAGGGCGTCATCAACCGCAAGGAGTTCAACTGCTGGGGCCAGATGCCCAAGGTCGGGACCGAGGAATACGCCACCTGGTTCAAGGAGGCGCGCAAGTTCGGCAAGGCGATCTGGGACATCACCGGCAAGGGCGTGAACGTCGACATGGTGTTCGAACATCCGGGCGAGGCGACATTTCCGGTGTCGGTGTTCGTCGTGAAGCGGGGCGGCATGGTCGTGATCTGCGCCGGCACGACGGGCTATAACCTGACGCTCGATGCGCGTTATCTCTGGATGCATCAGAAGCGCGTGCAGGGGTCGCATTTCGCGAACCTCAAGCAGGCCTCGGCGGCCAACAAGCTGATGCTCGAACGCCGGCTCGATCCCTGCATGTCCGAGGTCTTCCCCTGGGCGGAGATCCCGGCGGCGCATATGAAGATGCGTCGAAATGAACACAAACCGGGCAATATGGCGGTATTGGTTCAGGCTCCGAGAACGGGCTTGCGCACGTTCGAGGACGCGCTAGAGGCCGGAAAGTCAGTCTGAGCCGTCCATTCAGGTCTTACCGGGCCCGCGCTGCGGAAGGGCGGCGCGGGCCACATTTTTCACGAATCTATTAAAATCAATGCGTTGACAGGTTCCATCTCGTCAATTTCGGGGAGTTGATCGGAAACGATCCGGCAACGAACATCCTACATGCTTGGGTTGAGAATGCGGGCGTATTTCCTCTTTGCGGGAGAAAAAAAATGCAATACGAATGGATCCTGGACGTACTGAGTGATCTCAAAGCCTTCGCCAAGTGCAACGGGCTGGCGGCTCTGGCGGAGCAGTTGGACGACACGTCGCTGGTGGCCGCGGCCGAGATCGCGCAGTCGGAGGGGGCGACGGCCGGAGGACTGTCTCTGAATGCAGAAAAGGCTGTCGGCGTTTATCGAGACGCTTCAGCGGGCGAAAACGCTTGACGACCTGCAAGCCGTAATTCTGGGTCTGCGCGCCCATTTCGACGTCGAGCACCTCGTCTATCACTCCGTCAATTCAACAGGCCAGCAATACGCTGTGCTGACCTACGAAACGGACTGGGTCGACCGCTATCTCGAACAGGATTACGCCCGCATCGACCCTGTTGTTCAGGGCTGCTTCCGCCGTTTCCACCCCGTCGACTGGAAAAATCTCGACTGGTCCGGCCGCCAGTCCCGTGCCTTCCTGTCCGAGGCGCTGGATGCCGGTGTCGGCAACCAGGGCTACTCGGTCCCGATCCGCGGCCCGAACGGGCAGTTCGCGATGTTCACAGTGTCGCACCGCGCCAGCGATACCGACTGGCAGAAATTCACCGCCGAGAACGTCGCCGAGCTGCTACTGGTCGCGCATTTCGTGAACCATAAGGCGCTCGAGATCGAGCGCGGCACCGATTTCCACGCGATGCAGAGCCTCAGCCCACGCGAAATCGACGTTCTGACGATGCTCGCGATGGGGCTCAACCGCGCCCAGGCCGCCGACAATCTCGCCATTTCGGAACATACGGTGCGCACCTATGTCGAAAGCGCGCGGTTCAAGCTCGGCGCGAACAACACGACCCATGCCGTGGCGCGCGCCGTGGCGGAAGGTTTCGTAATGATCTGAGCCGATCAGCCGCGTCTTTTAGAATCGTTCCAATCCTTGACTTGGACCTGCCCGAGGCGCATATCGGTCGGGCAACGGAGGCGCTTCCATGTTCATCCAGACCGAATCCACGCCCAATCCGGCGACGCTCAAGTTTCTTCCGGGTCAGACTGTGCTCGACGCCGGCACGGCCGATTTTCCGCAGCCCGACACGGCCGCGAAATCGCCGCTCGCGCGTCGGATCTTCGCGGTCGAAGGTGTCACCGGCGTCTTCCTTGGCAACGATTTCGTGACGGTCACGAAGGCCGAAGAGATTCAGTGGGAGCACGTGAAGCCCGCGATCCTCGGCGCGATCATGGAGCATTTCCAGTCCGGCCAGCCGGTGATCGAAGGCGAGGGCCAGCCGGAAAGCGGCCATGCGAGCCATGACGGGCCGGACGCCGATATCGTCAAGCAGATCAAGGAGCTTTTGGACACTCGCGTTCGCCCTGCCGTCGCCCAGGACGGCGGCGACATCACCTTCCACGGCTTCGACCGCGGCATCGTCTATCTGCACATGCAGGGCGCGTGCGCGGGCTGCCCGTCCTCGACGCTGACGCTGAAGATGGGCATTGAGAACCTGCTTCGGCATTACATCCCCGAAGTCATCGAGGTCCGCCCCGTCGCGGCGTGATGGGTGTCACCAACCCTACCATTCTGGCATTCGACACCTCGGCCGCGCATTGCGCTGCCGCGATTCTGCAGCGCGACGCGATCGTGGCCGAAAGGATCGCACTGATGGGCCGCGGGCAGGCGGAGCACCTGATGCCCATGCTGGAGGCCTTGCTGTCCGAGGTCGCGCTCGGCTGGAAGGACCTTCACTATCTCGCGGTCGGGATCGGCCCCGGCAACTTCACCGGCACGCGGATCTCGGTCGCCGCCGCGCGTGGGCTGGCGCTGGCATTGCGCATACCCGCGATCGGCGTGTCGAGTTTCGAGGTGATGCGCGACCCGGCCGGGCCCGGTGCGCACCCGGCCGAGATCGTCAGCATCGAAGCCCCGCGCGGCGCGGCGTATGTCCAGCGTTTCGGTCACGGCAGGCCGCAGTCTGCGCCTCGCCTGATTGCCCCCGATGCGCCGCCGGAGGACCTGCGACTGCCCGTGAACATGCGGGTGCGGGGGTATCGCGCCGACGACATCGCGCGGCCGTTCGGCGCGGAGGCGTCGGACGCGGTTCTTGAGGATATCGCGTGCCGCATCGCCCGGATCGCGGACTGGCGGCTGTCGCAGGGCGAGAAACCGGATCGTCCCGCGCCGCTTTACGTCCGCCCCGCCGATGCGGCGCCGCCCTCGGAGGCGCCGCCCGTTATTCTGCCGGGCTGAGCCGATGACCGCCGCGGACCTCGCCCGCCTGCACGCGGATTGTTTCAGGCAACCGCGTCCGTGGACCGAAGGCGAGTTTGCGGCCCTCCTCGACGGCTGCGGAGTAATTCTGCTGGCCGAAGAGGGCGCCTTCCTCTTGGGCCGCGTGGTGGCGGACGAGACTGAGTTGCTGACGCTTGCCGTTTCCCCGGCGCAGCGCCGACGTGGCATCGCGACGCGCCTTGTCTCCCGCTTCATCGCCGAGGCGCGCGCGCGCGGCGGCGTCACGATCTTTCTGGAGGTGGCTGCCGACAACCTCCCGGCAATCGCCCTTTACTCAGGCCAGGGCTTCACGGAATCCGGGCGCCGGCGCGGCTACTACGCGACGCCCGAGGGCAATCCGGTCGACGCGCTTGTGATGAGCCGCTTGCTCTCGCGACCGGCGCAGGGAAGTTGACCAAGAGGTCAAATTGCTGCGCCGTCATTCCAAATAGCTATTGACCGCTCCAGAGGCTTTCGCCCTAATCGGGTCAATCCGTGCACCCGGCCGTCGTTCAGGCCACCCCCGACACGGATGTCATACGACAGCAACTGGGAGCGATCCATGACCCTCATGCAGAAATTCCTCGGCGCGGCCGCGACGCTGGCGCTGACCTCCGGCGCGGCGCTCGCCGATCCCGCGATCGTCTTCGACCTCGGCGGCAAGTTCGACAAGTCCTTCAACGAGGCGGCGTTTAACGGCGCCGA
The Defluviimonas aquaemixtae DNA segment above includes these coding regions:
- the tsaB gene encoding tRNA (adenosine(37)-N6)-threonylcarbamoyltransferase complex dimerization subunit type 1 TsaB, whose protein sequence is MGVTNPTILAFDTSAAHCAAAILQRDAIVAERIALMGRGQAEHLMPMLEALLSEVALGWKDLHYLAVGIGPGNFTGTRISVAAARGLALALRIPAIGVSSFEVMRDPAGPGAHPAEIVSIEAPRGAAYVQRFGHGRPQSAPRLIAPDAPPEDLRLPVNMRVRGYRADDIARPFGAEASDAVLEDIACRIARIADWRLSQGEKPDRPAPLYVRPADAAPPSEAPPVILPG
- a CDS encoding GNAT family N-acetyltransferase; this translates as MTAADLARLHADCFRQPRPWTEGEFAALLDGCGVILLAEEGAFLLGRVVADETELLTLAVSPAQRRRGIATRLVSRFIAEARARGGVTIFLEVAADNLPAIALYSGQGFTESGRRRGYYATPEGNPVDALVMSRLLSRPAQGS
- a CDS encoding 1-acyl-sn-glycerol-3-phosphate acyltransferase, producing MTLPLWLFVLILAFAGVTFASHFLFPSVRWFFRNRMERVVARLNDRLDRPIQPFKLMKRPDMIIRLAHDPKVAEAIAAEAAETGIPATVHQERARRYAREIVPAFSASVYFGFAARATKWIARLIYRVRIGGFDADAISAIDKGATLVFVMNHRSNMDYVLVTYLAAERSALSYAVGEWARVWPLSWLIRASGAYFIRRRSNNPLYRRVLARYVQMATEEGVTQAIFPEGGLSLDGRVGNPKLGILSYIVESRRANGPDVVFVPVSIAYDRVIEDRVLTAAQAAGVRRFRASIGSILLFIGRQLRRFLTGRFEKFGTASVSFGTPLSLAEFLKAPHEDATAELAQAMMERIARNVSVLPVPLVAAALGEETDIPRAELTERAEELVRRLSAAGVPFDLPDDSVPKAVERGLSILGLRKIVRCEGGRVTVPPKDRALIGFYAAAVGQHLSAIAASSAEQPPVLVANRP
- the ccrA gene encoding crotonyl-CoA carboxylase/reductase — its product is MALDTKTEIAPYDAPEKDLYEMGEMPPLGYVPKQMYAWAIRRERHGEPDTAMQVEVVDTPEIDSNEVLVLVMAAGVNYNGVWASLGQPISPFDGHKAPYHIAGSDASGIVWKVGDKVKRWKVGDEVVIHCNQDDGDDEECNGGDPMFSPSQRIWGYETPDGSFAQFTNVQAQQLMARPKHLTWEEAACYTLTLATAYRMLFGHRPHILKPGDNVLVWGASGGLGSYAIQLINTAGANAIGIISEEDKRQFVMDLGAKGVINRKEFNCWGQMPKVGTEEYATWFKEARKFGKAIWDITGKGVNVDMVFEHPGEATFPVSVFVVKRGGMVVICAGTTGYNLTLDARYLWMHQKRVQGSHFANLKQASAANKLMLERRLDPCMSEVFPWAEIPAAHMKMRRNEHKPGNMAVLVQAPRTGLRTFEDALEAGKSV
- a CDS encoding helix-turn-helix transcriptional regulator, which produces MQKRLSAFIETLQRAKTLDDLQAVILGLRAHFDVEHLVYHSVNSTGQQYAVLTYETDWVDRYLEQDYARIDPVVQGCFRRFHPVDWKNLDWSGRQSRAFLSEALDAGVGNQGYSVPIRGPNGQFAMFTVSHRASDTDWQKFTAENVAELLLVAHFVNHKALEIERGTDFHAMQSLSPREIDVLTMLAMGLNRAQAADNLAISEHTVRTYVESARFKLGANNTTHAVARAVAEGFVMI
- a CDS encoding NifU family protein; translation: MFIQTESTPNPATLKFLPGQTVLDAGTADFPQPDTAAKSPLARRIFAVEGVTGVFLGNDFVTVTKAEEIQWEHVKPAILGAIMEHFQSGQPVIEGEGQPESGHASHDGPDADIVKQIKELLDTRVRPAVAQDGGDITFHGFDRGIVYLHMQGACAGCPSSTLTLKMGIENLLRHYIPEVIEVRPVAA